The Alphaproteobacteria bacterium genome contains a region encoding:
- a CDS encoding ribonuclease HII, which yields MIENGHRPSFGFENHVEGLVVGLDEAGMGCWAGDVFAAAAYVPETVPAHFLQHIHDSKKLTPQKRQDLLDGYPAVGVQVAVASASLAEIDQLNIRGAALKAMERAFAALALEAELALVDGTMTPVLPCRVQPIIKGDQQSYSIAAASIAAKVSRDRYMAELDKLHPEYRWVKNAGYGTKAHQMALDQYGVSAYHRRSYRPIQALLKKEG from the coding sequence ATGATTGAAAACGGCCACCGTCCCTCTTTTGGGTTTGAAAACCACGTTGAGGGGCTAGTTGTTGGTCTTGATGAAGCGGGGATGGGCTGTTGGGCCGGGGATGTTTTTGCGGCCGCAGCTTACGTTCCAGAGACGGTTCCAGCTCATTTCCTGCAGCACATTCATGATTCGAAAAAGTTAACTCCTCAAAAACGACAGGATCTGTTGGATGGCTATCCCGCTGTTGGTGTTCAGGTTGCTGTCGCCTCTGCTTCTCTGGCAGAGATTGATCAGTTAAATATTCGAGGGGCTGCTTTGAAAGCCATGGAACGTGCCTTTGCAGCGCTTGCTTTAGAGGCTGAGCTGGCGTTGGTAGATGGCACGATGACCCCCGTTCTGCCTTGCCGCGTCCAGCCGATTATTAAAGGCGATCAACAAAGTTATAGTATTGCCGCCGCTTCCATTGCAGCCAAGGTAAGCCGGGATAGGTATATGGCTGAATTAGACAAGCTTCATCCGGAATATCGGTGGGTGAAAAATGCCGGTTATGGCACCAAGGCCCATCAGATGGCGCTCGATCAATATGGCGTGTCAGCGTATCATCGACGCAGCTACAGACCTATTCAAGCACTGTTAAAAAAAGAAGGCTGA
- a CDS encoding cation/H(+) antiporter, with amino-acid sequence MHSAGNLTEIALVAFVALISGFLFTRLRQPAVLGYVIAGLILGPSGLSLIENRELIGFMAELGVLLLLFILGLEMNLRTFREIWHIALGCVALQVTSALVMMTGAAFIFNFSVGTTLLIGFITALSSTAVSVATLENIGELKSTAGKLTIGILIAQDLAFVPMTLILKSFGNAQGFSLLTIFKIVCAIGGLVVIILYLSKKERVRIPFLDAVGQRKELYPLMGLAFCFLAAALSGFLEVSAAYGAFVAGLILGNTADRHAIIKATHPTQSILLMTFFLSVGMLLDLEYMAHNWLKVVILLSMIFVVKTVLNTLFLKYFGQPLETALLSSLVLAQIGEFSFVLATIGLDQNLLSKAEGDLVICLTVLSLLLSPIWMLGAQRLCKLGAYPKKSQKTLKEFFEVI; translated from the coding sequence ATGCATAGCGCTGGAAACTTAACTGAAATTGCTCTTGTTGCCTTTGTTGCTTTAATCAGTGGATTTTTGTTTACAAGGCTCCGTCAGCCGGCTGTTTTGGGCTATGTAATCGCAGGACTTATCTTAGGACCGTCGGGGCTCTCACTGATTGAAAACAGAGAACTGATCGGATTCATGGCTGAATTAGGCGTTTTACTGCTTCTGTTCATCTTGGGCCTTGAGATGAACCTTCGAACCTTCCGTGAAATTTGGCATATTGCTTTGGGTTGTGTGGCCTTGCAGGTGACCAGTGCGCTGGTTATGATGACAGGCGCCGCTTTTATTTTTAATTTCTCGGTGGGAACAACCCTTTTGATTGGGTTTATCACTGCCCTTAGTAGTACGGCTGTTTCGGTGGCAACACTGGAAAATATTGGCGAGCTGAAATCAACGGCGGGTAAGTTGACAATCGGTATTCTGATTGCGCAAGACCTTGCCTTTGTGCCGATGACGTTGATTCTCAAAAGCTTTGGTAATGCTCAAGGATTCTCTCTGCTAACGATCTTTAAAATTGTCTGTGCCATCGGCGGCTTGGTTGTGATTATTCTTTACCTCTCAAAAAAAGAGCGCGTTCGGATTCCTTTTTTAGACGCCGTTGGCCAACGAAAAGAATTGTATCCTTTAATGGGCTTGGCGTTTTGCTTTTTAGCTGCAGCATTGAGTGGGTTTTTAGAGGTATCAGCTGCTTATGGGGCGTTTGTGGCGGGGTTGATTTTGGGAAACACCGCCGATCGACATGCCATTATCAAAGCAACGCATCCAACACAAAGCATTTTATTAATGACCTTTTTCCTTTCGGTTGGGATGTTGCTTGATCTTGAGTACATGGCCCACAATTGGTTAAAGGTTGTTATTTTGCTCTCGATGATCTTCGTTGTTAAAACCGTTTTGAACACCCTATTTTTGAAGTATTTTGGCCAGCCACTTGAAACAGCGTTGCTAAGTAGTTTGGTGCTGGCGCAGATTGGAGAATTTTCATTCGTGCTGGCAACCATTGGTCTGGATCAAAACCTGTTGAGTAAAGCGGAAGGCGATTTGGTGATTTGTTTGACAGTGTTATCGTTGTTGTTAAGCCCCATCTGGATGCTGGGGGCGCAGCGGCTTTGTAAATTGGGTGCTTATCCAAAAAAATCTCAAAAGACGCTTAAAGAATTCTTTGAGGTTATATAA
- a CDS encoding phosphoglucosamine mutase, producing the protein MLKKKKSQDLTPNQRLNVEKTKRQFFGTDGIRGRANQGKLTPAALVKIAQAAALVCRQKGSMQPTVVIGKDTRLSSYMVESALASGFLSAGMRVTYLGPVPTPAVSMFIRSLRADLGVMISASHNPPEDNGLKFFNSDGFKLCDAKELEIETLYQQSLDDHLVDAPALAKAKRLQDAQGRYVEYAKNTFPRGQRLEGFKIVLDCANGATYKIAPQVLWELGAEIIPIGVDPDGMNINVNCGATATETLQARVLEEQADIGIALDGDGDRVIIVDEMGQTINGDAILGRIATYWQEMGKLAKPTVVATVMSNLGLERYLQKAGIQLERTNVGDRYVLETMRKKGYNLGGEQSGHIVLSDYATTGDGIISALQFLAIMCRKKQPASVVGHPFTAIPQILTNIRVRDAAALLSSAPFQDALKLEEKNLGDQGRILVRKSGTEPLIRIMVEGDNRDMISDIGQRLAHVIENQESKP; encoded by the coding sequence ATGCTAAAAAAGAAAAAAAGCCAAGATCTGACTCCAAACCAAAGGCTTAACGTGGAAAAAACAAAACGGCAATTTTTTGGAACAGATGGCATCCGAGGACGGGCCAATCAGGGCAAACTAACACCGGCTGCTCTGGTTAAAATTGCGCAGGCAGCTGCGCTTGTGTGCCGTCAAAAAGGATCGATGCAGCCAACGGTTGTGATTGGAAAGGATACCCGGCTTTCAAGCTATATGGTTGAATCAGCATTGGCTTCTGGATTTTTGTCAGCGGGGATGCGTGTGACGTATCTTGGCCCGGTGCCAACCCCCGCTGTTTCCATGTTTATCCGGTCGTTACGCGCTGATTTGGGGGTGATGATTTCTGCCTCCCATAATCCGCCCGAGGATAACGGCCTTAAGTTTTTCAACAGCGATGGCTTTAAGTTGTGTGATGCTAAAGAACTTGAGATTGAAACGCTTTATCAACAGTCCTTGGATGATCATCTTGTCGATGCCCCGGCCCTGGCCAAAGCAAAACGCCTGCAAGATGCCCAAGGGCGTTATGTTGAATATGCCAAGAATACCTTCCCCCGCGGCCAACGGTTGGAAGGATTTAAAATCGTTCTTGATTGTGCTAATGGTGCCACCTATAAGATTGCCCCCCAGGTTTTGTGGGAATTGGGGGCTGAAATCATTCCGATCGGTGTTGACCCAGATGGGATGAACATTAATGTCAATTGCGGCGCGACAGCAACAGAAACCCTTCAGGCCCGGGTTTTAGAGGAGCAGGCTGATATTGGTATTGCCCTGGATGGTGATGGGGATCGCGTTATCATTGTGGATGAAATGGGACAAACCATCAATGGGGATGCGATTTTGGGCCGCATCGCAACATATTGGCAAGAAATGGGCAAGCTTGCCAAACCAACGGTTGTTGCAACGGTGATGTCAAATTTGGGGCTAGAGAGATATCTACAAAAAGCGGGCATTCAGTTAGAACGAACCAACGTTGGCGATCGATATGTGCTCGAAACCATGCGTAAGAAGGGCTATAACCTGGGGGGAGAACAGTCGGGCCATATCGTTTTATCAGATTATGCCACGACGGGGGATGGCATAATCAGTGCCTTGCAGTTTTTGGCAATCATGTGTCGAAAAAAACAGCCTGCCAGTGTCGTTGGCCACCCCTTTACAGCGATTCCCCAAATCCTTACAAACATTCGGGTGAGAGATGCCGCTGCGCTTTTATCGTCTGCGCCTTTCCAAGACGCCTTGAAGCTTGAGGAGAAAAATCTTGGCGATCAAGGACGCATCCTGGTGCGTAAGTCTGGGACAGAACCTTTGATTCGCATCATGGTTGAAGGAGATAACAGAGATATGATCTCTGACATAGGTCAAAGACTGGCACACGTGATCGAAAATCAAGAGTCAAAACCTTAA